ATCATGGGAGCGATGTTTTTTTACTGGAGGTTCTTGAGGTGTGGATTGTGTGTCTTCTGACTCTTCAACATCGGGtgaaattggcaaaaattgaAGTGACCCAATGTTTTCAGTTTCTTCGTCAGAACTACAAAATGCAGCCACCCTGTCAATTGCAGCTACGTCAACTTCGATTTCTTCATCTTGCGCCTCTTCCCCTTGGACCACAGACTTGTCTTCGTCACTCAAATCAAACTCACTTTCTCTTTCCTCgtattcaacattttcatcTAGCTCTTTGAAATCAGGAGCAAATGCTgaccaattttcaacctgGTTTTGAGCCCAAATAGAAACCACTCCAGATGATATTGAAGCAATTATTGGTCTCACTGGATGCCActagtgaaaataattttgacataaaattattgacaGCAATATAGCAATATAGTTTATAATGGATtggtaatgaaaatttgtttattatacaagttcgtaggaaaaaatttgacgatggTAATTGTTTGATAGAGAAAAACCAGTAATATATAAAAGGGGATTTTTTGATGATAAAAGcagctactgaattttacgtgaaaaaaaatgctccAGTCCGGGATTGCAGAGCTGAAAATTGGTTCAGATTGATGTGTTCTTACCACAACATCAAGCAGAAGCTCTCCTTTGGTTCcatgtaatatttttactaaatttccAATACTTTTTTCCCAGATGTAGAGAGCATGTTGTCTTGCAGAACCAGCACAAACATATTCACCGTCTCCTGAAAAGCAACACTTCTTCCACATTGTTTTGTTGACCAAATCTTGTAATTTTTGGATAGGTTCCGGCTCCCCATCCTTGCCACAGGCCAGAACTTCCGTACTATCGTAAACTCTTATAACTCTGTCCGAAGTATTGACAAGATAACAGTCTCCTCGTCTAGCAAACTCTATACTTTTTACAGCTGTATTACTGGCTGTGCCTTGAGATATTTTGTAAGAGGCTTTAACAGCTAGACTTTCTGAGTTGAGAACTAGTATTCTTCCTCTAGCATTACCAGTAAATATGTAATCTCCTCGCCTGTTAAATGATGCTACTATATTCAAGTCACTCTGTAAAATAAACAAGGTAAACGGTTAATTAAGGTTTCTTGCTGtcgatttgatttaaaaaattataaatcagGGCCTCATATGATATTGATATAGCTTTGATATTTCACAGAAAAAGAGGGGaaacttttataaaattgtaaaaaaaaataaaataaagtaaaatcacttttatttatcatttgcaTTTTCAGACCAAAAGAAGGTGAgtcaaaaattctttcgaatcaatttttacacaatgGTACTACGTATTTCCCAGCAAAATTTTCAGTCttttgatatgaaaaaaaatgtgcaaagTAGTTCAAAGCAGTTTTTCTAAGAAGTCTCTCAACGGATCAATAATCGTAAGAACGCTGCTGGACTATTAGGCAACATGAGCtgttcggatggaaaaaaatgaacaaataaaaacgGAACCATTAACAAATTTGCCAAAGTCTCCACTCAAGGGAGTTGATTTACTTTCATTTAAGCCCTTAGAATATTAGAAACTTTTCATGGACATTTTAGTAAGCTAATCAATGAATGGGCCAATAACCTTTAAATTACAGCTCTCATCTCATATGTCACATCAAAAATTAAAGACTGCTGATATGAGCATGACTAAATGTCAATCGTGACAGTTATTTGAGTTTCGTTTTCAGCTCTGATAAAGAGTGTAAATACATACATCTTCCTCGAGAGGTATGACCCTGTGTGTGCCTTCGATTTTTACCAAAACAGCAGCATGTCTCATGGGACAAACCAGAAATTTGTTAGCATTTCTTGGGTGAAATTGAACCTTTAATATAGGTGACGGAAATCTATATTTTTGGTCACATTCTCCTGAGAGAACATCCCAGATGCAAACATTGTTGTCTGTAGAAGCACTCAGGAGCTTATGTCCATTTCTTGACCAGCTGTGCAGACataataaacaattaaaaaatacggcAAGTAAGTATAAATGAAAGACGAAGGCAGGTAAACATTAGATGCGatgtataacatatatataattgtaatgttatttcataatatatttttcagtcttTAGCAAACTGTttcaagaattaaaaaatctatgAACTTTGCCCATTTTCCAAAGCCATTCTGTCTTGCCAATTTTGTTTAcaagttaatttttcattaatacaTCAGTTCTGCTTTATGATTAAATACAAATTCCATAATTACTGTATTGAGACCAAGGCAttggtaaaattatttataattcaaatttacatgagaaaaattaaaaaagttttaccaaCACTCAATGTAACATGAGAATAACTTATGTTAGTGTAACTTAtgctgaaacttttttttcttaccttaTAGAACAAACGGGATGCACGTGAGCACTGATTATCTTTGCTATGCCTCGAGTTAGAAAATCCCAAATTACTATCCTTCCATCATTGCATCCTACAGCGAGCAGTGTTCCTCTTTTATTGAACGCACAGGTTACTGCAAGAGATATGCAATCCAAAGTTCCATCGAATTCCTGGAAAAAAAGAGAGTAAGTCTGTAGTATTGCAATATTAGGTTATAATACTAATAAAGTTTTACCAGAAAAACACAACTTACTTCGGGATAATTTTGCCCAAAggattctgaaaaatatatcaattaattcaagtataatataattttgtgaaatgTTTACTGAATATATAAGATAGCTCACCTAATAATTCTAAATTCATTTCTTctcattcaatattttgtcaaCAAATAGCAAACAAATCTTTGATATCTGTCGATAGCAGATATCAGCAGATATTACCGGTACGTCACCTTAATACGACCATGGTGTCATGAATACTTTAATGAATACGACTCGAGACAAACTACAAGGCGCAAGCGGTGAAAATCCCCTAGGACAAGAagtgggagagagagagaaagggaaaaatagatagatagatacaTGACCTTTATCTAACAGTGTTAAAATTGTTCCATGATATATAACTGCATGTAATTATTAAGAATAAACTGGaaatattgttaaataaataacaaatatcaAACATagtgaaaattgtgaaaataataaaaatatgtg
This region of Neodiprion fabricii isolate iyNeoFabr1 chromosome 7, iyNeoFabr1.1, whole genome shotgun sequence genomic DNA includes:
- the LOC124186213 gene encoding retinoblastoma-binding protein 5 homolog, which codes for MNLELLESFGQNYPEEFDGTLDCISLAVTCAFNKRGTLLAVGCNDGRIVIWDFLTRGIAKIISAHVHPVCSISWSRNGHKLLSASTDNNVCIWDVLSGECDQKYRFPSPILKVQFHPRNANKFLVCPMRHAAVLVKIEGTHRVIPLEEDSDLNIVASFNRRGDYIFTGNARGRILVLNSESLAVKASYKISQGTASNTAVKSIEFARRGDCYLVNTSDRVIRVYDSTEVLACGKDGEPEPIQKLQDLVNKTMWKKCCFSGDGEYVCAGSARQHALYIWEKSIGNLVKILHGTKGELLLDVVWHPVRPIIASISSGVVSIWAQNQVENWSAFAPDFKELDENVEYEERESEFDLSDEDKSVVQGEEAQDEEIEVDVAAIDRVAAFCSSDEETENIGSLQFLPISPDVEESEDTQSTPQEPPVKKHRSHDINLQGAPTDETHPLLNKGKDKPAAKKGRPRLEHRKGK